The Neodiprion virginianus isolate iyNeoVirg1 chromosome 5, iyNeoVirg1.1, whole genome shotgun sequence genome contains a region encoding:
- the LOC124306414 gene encoding DNA-directed RNA polymerases I, II, and III subunit RPABC4, translating into MDTSSKAESAPKQAMVYICGECHHDNEIRPRDPIRCRECGYRIMYKKRTKRLVVFDAR; encoded by the exons ATGGACACCAGCAGTAAAGCGGAATCTGCGCCTAAGCAAGCTATGGTTTACATCTGCGGAG AATGTCACCACGACAACGAGATCCGTCCTAGAGATCCGATACGTTGCCGAGAATGTGGGTACAGGATAATGTACAAGAAACGCACCAAGCGAC TCGTCGTCTTCGATGCTCGATAG